Part of the Candidatus Methylomirabilota bacterium genome, GGTCGCGTGACGGCCCCCGCCGTCTTGATGGGCGAGGCCACCTCGCGGACCGTGCCGTACACGGGATGCTTGACCTCGACGATCATCCCGCGCGCGCGGACCTGCTCGTCCTCGAGCGCCTCGCGCACGGTGTTCACCGGCGCGCAGGGCACGCGCCCGCCCAGGCGGGCCAGCCACTGGGCGGTGGTGCGCTCGAGGAACCGGGGCTTGAGGACTGCCAGCAACGCCTCCTTGTTGGCCAGGCGATCGGCGAACGTGGCGAAGCGCGGGTCGGTGGTGAGGTGCCCGAGCTCCATGGCCTGCGCCAGGTTCTCCCAGAACTTCTCCTTGGCGCAGAAGACGACGATCCAGCCGTCGCGCGTGGGGAAGTTCTGCGACGGCACCAGCGTCTGGTGGCCGGAGTCGGCCACGCGCTGCGGCTCCCAGTCGCGGTTGAGCGCCCAGGTCGCGAAGTACGACAGCATGCTCACGGCGGCATCGAGCAGCGAGACGTCCACGTCGCGGCCGACGCCCGTCCGCTGGGCGTCCCACAGGCCGACCATCAGCCCCAGCATGGAGGCGTAACCGCCCGCGAAGTCGATGACCGACACCCCGCACTTGCCCGGTGGGCCGTCGGGCTCGCCCGTGATCGACATCCAGCCGGCGTGGCCCTGGATGAGGTAGTCGTAGCCGGGCTCGGCGGCGCGGGGCCCGGTCGAGCCGAAGCCCGACAGCGAGCAGCAGACGATCGCGGGGTTGATCGACTTGAGGGCGTCGTAGGTCAGCCCGAGCTTGGCCGGCAGATCGCCCCGCACGTTGTTGTAGACGGCGTGGGAGACGCGCACGAGGTCGTGAAAGACGGCGCGCCCGTCCGGATGCCGGAGGTCGAGCGTGACCGACTTCTTGCCCCGGTTGAAGGATTGGAAGTAGAGGGAATCGCGCTCGATCTCCCAGGGCGGCACGTAGCGCGCCACGTCGCCGCCCGCCGCCGGGTCCTCGATCTTGATGACTTCGGCGCCGAGATCGGCCAGCACCTGGGTGCCGAAGGGTCCGGCGCCGAACTGCGAGACCGCCAGCACGCGCAGGCCCTCGAGCGGCGGGCGGCTCATAGATCGGAGGGGGCGGCCCCCTCCCAGGCCTCCCCCAGCAGCTTGCCTTCACCCAACGTCGGGTGGTTCTTCTTGGGCACCAGGGCCGTCCGGCGAAAGGTCATCACGCGCTGGCCCCGCTGGTTGGTCACGCGCGTCTCCACCGTGACCGTGCCGCGGTCGCCCTGGCGCGACTCCCGCACGTCGAGCACGGTCGACTCCGCGTAGATCGTGTCGCCGATGAACGTTGGATGCTCGTGGGTGATCTTCTCGATCTCGAGATTGGCGATGGCCTTGCCGGAGATGTCGGCCACGGTCATGCCGATGCCGATCGAGAAGACGAGCGGGCCCAGCACGACGCGCTGCTTGTGCTGGGTGTACTTCTCGGCGTAGTGGGCGTCGCTGTGCAGCGGGTGCTGGTTCATCGTCAGCAACGCGAACCACGTGCAGTCGGCCTCGGTGATCGTCCGGCCGGGCCAGTGCTTGATGACCTCGCCGACCGTGAACTCCTCGAAGTAGCGTCCGTAGGGCATGTCGTTCCTCAGCGAAGCAACGCCGCGAAGGCCAGTACGATGAGACCCGTGAGGCCGAGAGCGCTCCGGATCCAATGGAGGCTTCCCCACCGGGCCAGCAGCCGGACCGCCTCCTCCTCGCGGAGAGATCGCCCGCCCAGTGCCGTTCCAACTTGTTGATACTAAATCTGTCCACGAACGACGTACACGGTGCCTTCCTAGGCGCGAATAGTTGGAACGGCACCAGGAGGCGGCGGTTGGTGGGCATCATGCCCACCAGCGTGAACGGTATCGCGGCCCCGACCGCGACCCCACCACCCAGCCACGCCCACTGCGAGGTGAGGCCGGCGGCCAGCGCTCCCGAGACGACGCAGAGAGCGGCCGAGGAGGCCTGCCAGGGCGCGGCGCGTCGGTAGCTCGGCCCGAATTCGGCCATCGCCACCGTCACCCCGGCCTTCATCCGTCCGGGATGCTCGGCCACAGAGGCGTAGAGGGCTCCTCCCGCGAAGAGGGCCGCGCTGACGAGGGCGAGCCACTCGAACCAGAGGGCCATCACGAACCAAGGAGCCGCCGCGCCAGCTCCGCGCGCTCGCGCGGGGCGCCGGCCAGCGCCAGCATCAGGCGGGGGGCGTCGCGGTAGTAGCGCTCGATGGGGAACTCGGTGGTGTAGCCGTAGCCGCCGTGGATGCGCATGGCCTCCAGTGTCACCTCGTACGCCGCCTCCGCCGCGTAGAGCCGGGCGAGCCCGGCGGGCACGTCGTCGCCCGCCTCCAGGCGCCCGGCGGCGTGAGAGGTGAGGAGGCGCGCGGCGGTGATCGCCGTGGCCATGTCGGCCAGCTTGAGCTGGATCGCCTGGTGCTGACAGATCGGCTTGCCGAAGGCCGAGCGCTGCTGCGAGTAGCGGAGCGCCGCCTCGAACGCGGCCTGGGCCAGACCTACCGCCGTGGCGGCGAGGCCGAGACGAGCCACTCCCAGCGCCGC contains:
- a CDS encoding CoA transferase, which produces MSRPPLEGLRVLAVSQFGAGPFGTQVLADLGAEVIKIEDPAAGGDVARYVPPWEIERDSLYFQSFNRGKKSVTLDLRHPDGRAVFHDLVRVSHAVYNNVRGDLPAKLGLTYDALKSINPAIVCCSLSGFGSTGPRAAEPGYDYLIQGHAGWMSITGEPDGPPGKCGVSVIDFAGGYASMLGLMVGLWDAQRTGVGRDVDVSLLDAAVSMLSYFATWALNRDWEPQRVADSGHQTLVPSQNFPTRDGWIVVFCAKEKFWENLAQAMELGHLTTDPRFATFADRLANKEALLAVLKPRFLERTTAQWLARLGGRVPCAPVNTVREALEDEQVRARGMIVEVKHPVYGTVREVASPIKTAGAVTRP
- a CDS encoding MaoC family dehydratase, producing MPYGRYFEEFTVGEVIKHWPGRTITEADCTWFALLTMNQHPLHSDAHYAEKYTQHKQRVVLGPLVFSIGIGMTVADISGKAIANLEIEKITHEHPTFIGDTIYAESTVLDVRESRQGDRGTVTVETRVTNQRGQRVMTFRRTALVPKKNHPTLGEGKLLGEAWEGAAPSDL